One genomic segment of Natrononativus amylolyticus includes these proteins:
- a CDS encoding double zinc ribbon domain-containing protein, translated as MSKITFRADDDLVAELEAFDASKSEVMREALRTYLESHRDPTRRPSTGDRRPVGSRSIDDLVRERVDAVLAERHAVDRPRHGPQDVNVTVSLEGVDGQATTPSPERRGQPRAEADRDPTEPDEPTARPESACGQCGEHVDDDHVYCPNCGEKASRRLFCDCGDEVRSDWAFCPSCGRRTPAADVLESDRR; from the coding sequence ATGAGCAAAATAACGTTCCGTGCGGACGACGACCTCGTCGCCGAACTCGAGGCGTTCGACGCCTCGAAGAGCGAGGTGATGCGCGAGGCGCTCCGCACGTACCTCGAGAGTCACCGCGACCCGACGCGTCGCCCGTCGACGGGCGACCGTCGGCCGGTCGGCTCTCGAAGCATCGACGACCTCGTTCGCGAGCGCGTCGATGCGGTGCTCGCGGAGCGTCACGCCGTCGATCGGCCGCGACACGGTCCACAGGACGTCAACGTGACCGTGTCGCTCGAGGGCGTCGACGGACAGGCTACGACGCCGTCGCCCGAGCGACGCGGCCAGCCACGCGCCGAGGCCGACCGCGACCCGACGGAACCCGACGAGCCGACGGCTCGACCGGAGTCGGCGTGCGGTCAGTGTGGCGAACACGTCGACGACGATCACGTGTACTGTCCGAACTGCGGTGAGAAAGCGTCCCGGCGACTGTTCTGTGACTGCGGGGACGAGGTCCGGTCCGACTGGGCGTTCTGTCCCAGCTGCGGCCGCCGAACCCCTGCAGCCGACGTCCTCGAGTCCGACCGTCGATGA
- a CDS encoding serine/threonine-protein kinase RIO2 has protein sequence MVRNVAELLADLETEDFYLLSGVEQGMRFSEWVQRNKLSKFSGLTDEEVDYRLERALKRGLLEKKTIQYEGYTLQFEGYDVLALRALVERDTIAEFGSPLGVGKESDVYEVRSYKPLALKYHREGYTNFREVNKERDYTADNRHVSWMYTARKAAEREYERLEDLYPDVAVPRPIDQNRHAIVMEKMDGVELSRTKLEDEQVLGVLELVLREMSRAYDRGYVHADMSEYNVFVSEAGITIFDWPQAVATDHENAPAFLRRDVRNVLGYFRRKYPRLVPDDLGADDIAAEIERGGFERIAS, from the coding sequence ATGGTGCGGAACGTCGCCGAGTTGCTGGCGGACCTCGAGACGGAGGACTTCTATCTGCTTTCGGGGGTCGAACAGGGCATGCGCTTCTCGGAGTGGGTCCAGCGAAACAAGCTCTCGAAGTTTTCCGGGCTCACTGACGAGGAGGTCGACTACCGGCTCGAGCGCGCGCTCAAGCGCGGCTTACTCGAGAAGAAGACGATCCAGTACGAGGGGTACACCCTGCAGTTCGAGGGGTACGACGTCCTCGCACTCCGGGCGCTCGTCGAGCGCGATACGATCGCCGAGTTCGGCTCGCCGCTGGGCGTCGGCAAGGAGAGCGACGTTTACGAGGTACGGTCGTACAAACCGCTCGCGCTGAAGTACCACCGCGAGGGGTACACCAACTTCCGCGAGGTGAACAAAGAGCGCGATTACACCGCCGACAACCGGCACGTCTCCTGGATGTACACCGCACGCAAGGCAGCCGAGCGCGAGTACGAGCGACTCGAGGACTTGTACCCCGACGTCGCGGTTCCCCGCCCCATCGACCAGAACCGCCACGCGATCGTCATGGAGAAGATGGACGGTGTCGAACTCTCCCGGACGAAACTCGAGGACGAGCAGGTACTGGGGGTGCTCGAGTTGGTGCTCCGGGAGATGTCGCGCGCGTACGACCGGGGGTACGTCCACGCGGACATGAGCGAGTACAACGTCTTCGTCAGCGAGGCGGGGATAACGATCTTCGACTGGCCGCAGGCGGTGGCCACCGACCACGAGAACGCCCCGGCGTTCCTCCGTCGGGACGTCCGTAACGTGTTGGGATACTTCCGGCGGAAGTATCCGCGTCTCGTCCCCGACGACCTCGGCGCCGACGACATCGCCGCGGAGATCGAACGCGGTGGATTCGAACGTATCGCCAGCTGA
- a CDS encoding alpha/beta hydrolase produces MRDRIFNEEGEKDLVFVMGWGNRWTHENVSWLIGTLANAGYRVHAFELPTNIDDFKADWLEPIAEYVVDLDGYQLLGHSAGALIGQALDGAENHVYLSPWWGYSDAYPAPALDLLGEIPTAFPFVPFGGFEREDLGRRATDHQLATMPRWVSPAFVRETRHAQRELLTIDHDAVVFCSLRDPVISHRSIGERVPAEHVVLYDGGHELFSSRARDRYVDLLLESLEDGADAVEERETVPAR; encoded by the coding sequence ATGAGAGATCGGATCTTCAACGAGGAGGGCGAGAAGGACCTCGTCTTCGTCATGGGCTGGGGCAACCGCTGGACCCACGAGAACGTCAGCTGGCTCATCGGAACCCTGGCGAACGCCGGCTACCGAGTCCACGCGTTCGAACTCCCCACCAACATCGACGACTTCAAAGCCGACTGGCTCGAGCCGATCGCCGAGTACGTCGTCGATCTCGACGGGTATCAGCTGCTCGGCCACAGCGCCGGCGCGCTGATCGGCCAGGCCTTAGACGGGGCGGAGAACCACGTCTACCTCAGCCCCTGGTGGGGGTACAGCGACGCCTACCCCGCCCCTGCGCTCGACCTCCTGGGGGAAATCCCGACCGCGTTCCCGTTCGTCCCCTTCGGCGGCTTCGAGCGCGAGGACCTCGGACGGCGGGCGACGGACCACCAGCTCGCGACCATGCCCCGGTGGGTATCGCCCGCCTTCGTCCGCGAAACTCGCCACGCCCAGCGGGAGTTGCTGACGATCGACCACGACGCCGTCGTCTTCTGCTCGCTGCGCGATCCGGTGATCAGCCACCGTTCGATCGGCGAGCGCGTTCCCGCCGAACACGTCGTCCTCTACGACGGCGGCCACGAGCTGTTCTCCTCGCGCGCCCGCGACCGCTACGTCGACCTGCTGCTCGAGTCCCTCGAGGACGGCGCCGACGCCGTCGAGGAGCGGGAGACGGTTCCGGCCCGGTAG
- a CDS encoding DUF4442 domain-containing protein, with amino-acid sequence MFSSLSSRLYRIGFNLFPAYRGTGGRVTYVAPDWQEVRVKLPLSWRTRNYVGTIFGGSIYGAVDPFYMMMLLKSLGDGYVVWDKEAEIRFKKPGRETLYATFTITDEELAAIRAELETSESVDRVYTVDLVDAEGVVHATVRKTVYVTTDQGTRA; translated from the coding sequence GTGTTCTCCTCGCTCTCGAGTCGGCTCTACCGGATCGGGTTCAACCTCTTTCCCGCCTACCGCGGGACGGGCGGCCGCGTCACGTACGTCGCACCGGACTGGCAGGAGGTACGGGTGAAACTGCCGCTGTCCTGGCGGACGCGCAACTACGTCGGGACCATCTTCGGCGGTAGCATCTACGGCGCGGTCGACCCGTTCTACATGATGATGCTGCTCAAGTCCCTCGGCGACGGCTACGTCGTCTGGGACAAGGAAGCCGAGATCCGGTTCAAGAAACCCGGCCGGGAGACGCTGTACGCGACGTTTACGATAACCGACGAGGAACTCGCGGCGATCCGCGCCGAACTGGAGACCAGTGAGTCGGTCGACCGCGTCTACACCGTCGACCTGGTCGACGCCGAGGGAGTCGTCCACGCGACGGTTCGTAAGACGGTGTACGTGACGACCGATCAGGGAACGCGCGCCTGA
- a CDS encoding DUF7095 family protein, with amino-acid sequence MSGLDRDAAVDRLEELVDTVERERMPVPVREVWVYGDVVLGLDPVERLDVYLTKDILMRDDSDGEAAFRESHGVRGVGKSVRADWAAEHPDCLRANANGHAAPEKCLAAHLLSADEPIHLEVCNASFEDNVTQRLRGAKLREDYTQLLDPRGVCLWVDGTRSEEAFRKLRESAFAMPTLSAALEMLGLEEADAEEAARAVHAWRADQDGVTVRGDIV; translated from the coding sequence ATGAGTGGACTGGACCGAGACGCCGCGGTCGACCGCCTCGAGGAACTCGTCGACACCGTCGAGCGCGAGCGGATGCCCGTCCCCGTTCGCGAGGTGTGGGTGTACGGCGACGTCGTCCTCGGCCTCGACCCCGTCGAGCGCCTCGACGTCTACCTGACCAAGGACATTCTGATGCGCGACGACTCCGACGGGGAGGCCGCGTTCCGCGAGTCCCACGGCGTCCGCGGCGTCGGCAAGTCCGTCCGGGCCGACTGGGCCGCCGAGCACCCCGACTGTCTCCGGGCGAACGCGAACGGCCACGCCGCCCCGGAGAAGTGTCTCGCCGCCCACCTGCTCTCCGCGGACGAGCCGATTCACCTCGAGGTCTGTAACGCCTCCTTCGAGGACAACGTCACCCAGCGCCTGCGCGGGGCGAAACTGCGCGAGGACTACACCCAGCTGCTCGACCCCCGCGGCGTCTGTCTCTGGGTCGACGGCACGAGGAGCGAGGAGGCGTTTCGCAAACTTCGCGAGAGCGCCTTCGCGATGCCGACGCTCTCTGCGGCCCTCGAGATGCTCGGACTCGAGGAGGCGGACGCCGAGGAGGCCGCACGGGCGGTTCACGCCTGGCGAGCCGACCAGGACGGCGTGACGGTTCGCGGGGACATCGTCTGA
- a CDS encoding sugar phosphate nucleotidyltransferase, with product MDALVFAAGRGTRLRPHTDETPKPLLEVGGEPLVAHCLRAVVDAGVERIGLVVGYRSELIVDEFGDAFEGVPIVYAHQRDREGLAHAVLRGVDTLGADSLESVLTVNGDNVFDCDLLPLVETHRDPGVDGTVLLDRVSRNEAETAAVCDLAPDGTIRKLESTTADPPETAYIAAGAQTHGSELIDACREIDRGESGEYELADALQSLVDDGKRYVGVESPGWHLNVNTPADLERAREHFRGA from the coding sequence ATGGACGCGCTCGTCTTCGCCGCCGGTCGTGGCACGCGCTTACGTCCACACACCGACGAGACGCCGAAACCGCTGCTCGAGGTCGGCGGCGAACCGCTGGTAGCACACTGTTTACGCGCCGTCGTCGACGCCGGTGTCGAGCGCATCGGACTCGTGGTCGGCTACCGCAGCGAACTGATCGTCGACGAGTTCGGCGACGCTTTCGAGGGGGTGCCGATCGTCTACGCTCACCAGCGCGACCGCGAGGGGCTCGCACACGCGGTGCTTCGCGGTGTCGACACCCTCGGAGCAGACTCCCTCGAGTCGGTGCTGACCGTAAACGGCGACAACGTCTTCGACTGCGACCTGTTGCCGCTCGTCGAGACCCACCGCGACCCGGGCGTCGACGGCACCGTCTTGCTCGATCGGGTCTCGAGAAACGAGGCCGAGACGGCCGCCGTCTGTGACCTCGCACCCGACGGGACGATCCGCAAACTCGAGTCGACGACCGCCGACCCGCCCGAAACCGCCTACATCGCGGCCGGCGCGCAAACGCACGGTTCCGAGTTGATCGACGCCTGCCGCGAGATTGATCGCGGCGAGAGCGGCGAGTACGAACTCGCCGACGCGCTACAGTCGCTCGTCGACGACGGGAAGCGGTACGTCGGCGTCGAATCGCCGGGCTGGCACCTGAACGTCAACACGCCGGCGGATCTCGAGCGAGCACGGGAACACTTCAGGGGCGCGTAA
- a CDS encoding deoxyribonuclease IV, giving the protein MKVGAHVSISGSRVSSDDETPPYSDIRNAVHRQLAFGGNCGQIFTTSPQVWATPEISDEAAAGFREESDERLEGPWVIHSAYLVNLCTPKEDLRRKSRESMQAELDAAEKLGVPYVNVHLGAHTGAGVEGGLDNAAGVIDDLDVPDGVQILIESDAGSGTKLGGEFSHLAGIVDRTDEEIGICIDTAHTLVAGNDLTTPEAVDETVARFDDEVGLEHLEYIHLNDSKHDVGSRKDEHALIGEGYIGEDGIRAIINHPDLRELPFALETPTEDGKGFAWNIAKVKELREAEAEVEA; this is encoded by the coding sequence ATGAAAGTCGGCGCACACGTTTCGATCTCCGGTTCGCGCGTCTCCTCCGACGACGAAACGCCCCCCTACAGCGACATTCGCAACGCGGTTCACCGCCAGCTCGCCTTCGGCGGCAACTGCGGGCAGATCTTTACGACCTCGCCGCAGGTCTGGGCCACCCCCGAGATCAGCGACGAGGCCGCCGCGGGCTTTCGCGAGGAGAGCGACGAACGTCTCGAGGGGCCGTGGGTGATTCACTCCGCGTACCTCGTCAACCTCTGTACGCCGAAAGAGGACCTTCGCCGAAAATCGAGGGAGAGCATGCAGGCCGAACTCGACGCCGCCGAGAAACTCGGCGTGCCGTACGTAAACGTCCATCTGGGAGCGCACACGGGCGCCGGCGTCGAGGGCGGTCTCGACAACGCCGCGGGCGTCATCGACGACCTCGACGTCCCCGACGGCGTGCAGATCCTCATCGAGTCCGACGCGGGCAGCGGAACGAAATTGGGTGGCGAGTTCTCCCACCTCGCAGGGATCGTCGACCGCACGGACGAGGAGATCGGTATCTGCATCGACACCGCCCACACGCTGGTCGCGGGCAACGACCTCACGACGCCCGAAGCCGTCGACGAGACGGTCGCCCGGTTCGACGACGAGGTCGGCCTCGAGCACCTCGAGTACATTCACCTCAACGACTCGAAACACGACGTCGGCAGTCGCAAGGACGAACACGCCCTCATCGGCGAGGGCTACATCGGCGAGGACGGCATCCGCGCCATCATCAACCACCCCGACCTGCGGGAGCTGCCCTTCGCCCTCGAGACGCCCACCGAGGACGGCAAGGGCTTCGCCTGGAACATCGCGAAGGTCAAGGAACTGCGCGAGGCGGAAGCCGAGGTCGAGGCGTAA
- a CDS encoding lipoate--protein ligase family protein, which yields MTDLADRHWRLISDEPRDGATQMALEEIAARTALEEDVRTVRVYDWEPSTLSLGYHQESETVDWEFCEREGIDVTRRQTGGGGIYHDSDADISYTIVAPASEVPGDLMDCYALFCEPILEAFSRMGVDADFAGAEHESIHQPSCYLRDIHPAHDVVAPAGARAKKISGNAQYRRRDVVIQHGSLSFDLEPERHVGVFAGEVDPETFTDRVTSIRSEAGIDRETAVETLAAALGEWCDAEEGSWSAGELEAARDLAARKFGAEGWVRNREVLEAGD from the coding sequence ATGACCGACCTCGCCGACAGGCACTGGCGGCTCATCAGCGACGAGCCGCGGGACGGGGCGACCCAGATGGCACTCGAGGAGATCGCCGCGAGGACGGCTCTCGAGGAGGACGTCCGTACCGTGCGCGTCTACGACTGGGAGCCGAGTACACTCTCGCTTGGCTACCACCAGGAGTCCGAGACCGTCGACTGGGAGTTCTGCGAACGCGAGGGGATCGACGTCACGCGCCGCCAGACGGGTGGCGGCGGGATCTATCACGACTCCGACGCCGACATCTCGTATACGATCGTCGCCCCGGCGTCCGAGGTTCCCGGGGATCTGATGGACTGTTACGCGCTGTTCTGCGAGCCGATCCTCGAGGCGTTCTCGCGGATGGGAGTCGACGCCGACTTCGCCGGCGCGGAGCACGAGTCGATCCATCAGCCCTCGTGTTACCTGCGGGACATCCACCCGGCCCACGACGTGGTCGCTCCGGCGGGTGCCCGAGCGAAGAAGATCAGCGGAAACGCCCAGTACCGCCGGCGCGACGTCGTGATCCAGCACGGGTCGCTGAGCTTCGACCTCGAGCCCGAGCGCCACGTCGGCGTCTTCGCCGGGGAGGTCGACCCCGAGACGTTCACCGATCGGGTGACGAGCATCCGCTCGGAGGCCGGCATCGACCGCGAGACGGCCGTCGAAACGCTCGCGGCGGCCCTCGGCGAGTGGTGCGACGCCGAGGAAGGGTCCTGGAGCGCGGGCGAGCTGGAGGCCGCTCGCGACCTCGCAGCCCGGAAGTTCGGCGCGGAGGGCTGGGTCCGGAACCGCGAGGTGCTCGAGGCGGGCGACTGA
- the ftsZ gene encoding cell division protein FtsZ, whose protein sequence is MQDIVQEALENAEEEAREMDASMDGDEFGDPRIVIIGAGGAGNNTINRLYNIGVDGADTIAINTDKQHLKMIEADTKILVGKSLTNGLGAGGDPSMGERATEMAQSTIKEVLGEADLVFVTAGMGGGTGTGAAPVAAKIAKEQGAIVVGMVSTPFNVERARTVKAEEGLEKLREQADSIIVLDNNRLLDYVPNLPIGKAFSVMDQIIAETVKGISETITQPSLINLDYADMSTIMNQGGVAVMLVGETQDKNKTEEVVRDAMNHPLLDVDYRGASGGLVHITGGPDLTLKEAEGIADNITERLEASANVIWGARIQENYKGKVRVMAIMTGVQSAQVLGPSTQKQADKSRASLEGLSDADFDASQNVQSQTAYGAQSDGGRDELERQNGVDVIR, encoded by the coding sequence ATGCAGGATATCGTACAGGAGGCCCTCGAAAACGCCGAAGAGGAGGCCCGCGAGATGGATGCATCGATGGACGGCGACGAGTTCGGGGACCCCCGGATCGTCATCATCGGTGCCGGCGGCGCCGGAAACAACACGATCAATCGGCTGTACAACATCGGCGTTGACGGCGCCGACACGATCGCGATCAACACCGACAAGCAACACCTCAAGATGATCGAGGCCGACACGAAGATCCTCGTGGGCAAGTCGCTCACGAACGGTCTGGGTGCCGGCGGCGATCCGTCGATGGGCGAGCGCGCGACCGAGATGGCCCAGAGCACGATCAAGGAGGTCCTCGGCGAAGCCGACCTCGTCTTCGTGACTGCGGGCATGGGCGGCGGCACCGGCACCGGTGCGGCTCCCGTCGCCGCCAAGATCGCGAAAGAACAGGGTGCGATCGTGGTCGGCATGGTCTCGACGCCGTTCAACGTCGAGCGCGCCCGCACGGTGAAAGCCGAGGAGGGCTTAGAGAAACTGCGCGAGCAGGCCGACTCGATCATCGTGCTGGACAACAACCGGTTGCTGGATTACGTCCCGAACCTACCGATTGGCAAGGCGTTCTCGGTGATGGACCAGATCATCGCCGAAACCGTCAAGGGGATCTCCGAGACGATTACCCAGCCCTCGCTGATCAACCTGGACTACGCGGACATGTCCACGATCATGAACCAGGGCGGCGTCGCGGTGATGCTCGTCGGGGAGACCCAGGACAAGAACAAGACCGAGGAGGTCGTCCGGGACGCGATGAACCACCCGTTGCTCGACGTCGACTACCGCGGCGCGAGCGGCGGACTGGTCCACATCACCGGCGGTCCCGACCTCACGCTCAAAGAGGCCGAGGGGATCGCGGACAACATCACGGAACGACTCGAGGCCAGCGCGAACGTCATCTGGGGTGCCCGCATCCAGGAGAACTACAAGGGGAAGGTCCGGGTCATGGCGATCATGACCGGCGTCCAGAGCGCACAGGTGCTCGGCCCCTCGACCCAGAAGCAGGCCGACAAATCCCGCGCCAGCCTCGAGGGGCTGAGCGACGCGGACTTCGACGCCAGCCAGAACGTACAGTCACAGACGGCCTACGGCGCACAGAGCGACGGCGGCCGCGACGAACTCGAGCGCCAGAACGGCGTCGACGTCATCCGGTAA
- a CDS encoding class I SAM-dependent methyltransferase, whose translation MREFSEEYLTRTREGMWDDSLEALSPLRLESRERILDVGCGTGELSRVLAAASTAEVVGCDADAELLERARESVPVVAGDATRLPFSDDSFDLVICQALLINLPDPTAAVAAFARVSSDLVAAVEPDNGAVRIDSSVDGEARLESRARRAYLEGVETDVTLGAAASEAFDEAGLEVIASRRYDHTRTIEPPYDDHALRVAKRKATGAGLADDRATMLESDLTDEEYDDLRSAWREMGRNVVGQMQAGDYRREEVVPFYVTVGR comes from the coding sequence GTGCGCGAGTTCTCCGAGGAGTACCTGACGCGAACGCGCGAGGGGATGTGGGACGATTCCCTCGAGGCGCTTTCCCCTCTCCGCCTCGAGTCCCGAGAACGGATCCTCGACGTCGGCTGCGGAACCGGCGAGCTGAGTCGGGTTCTCGCCGCCGCGTCGACCGCCGAGGTCGTCGGCTGTGACGCCGACGCGGAGCTACTTGAGCGCGCCCGCGAGTCGGTTCCGGTCGTCGCGGGCGACGCCACCCGACTCCCGTTTTCCGACGACAGCTTCGACCTCGTGATCTGTCAGGCCCTGCTGATCAACCTTCCCGACCCGACCGCGGCCGTCGCGGCGTTCGCCCGCGTCTCGAGCGACCTCGTCGCGGCCGTCGAACCCGACAACGGCGCGGTGCGGATCGACTCGAGCGTCGACGGGGAGGCACGTCTCGAGTCCCGCGCCCGGCGAGCGTACCTCGAGGGCGTGGAAACGGACGTCACCCTCGGCGCAGCGGCCAGCGAAGCGTTCGATGAGGCCGGTCTCGAGGTGATCGCGAGCCGCCGGTACGATCATACGAGAACGATCGAACCACCGTACGACGACCACGCACTGCGGGTTGCAAAGCGCAAGGCGACGGGAGCGGGGCTGGCCGACGACCGGGCGACGATGCTCGAGAGCGACCTCACCGACGAGGAGTACGACGACCTCAGGAGCGCCTGGCGCGAGATGGGCCGGAACGTCGTCGGCCAGATGCAGGCCGGCGACTACCGGCGCGAGGAGGTCGTGCCGTTCTACGTCACCGTCGGTCGGTGA
- the ncsA gene encoding tRNA 2-thiolation protein NcsA: MDCNRCDDAAVMHAAYSGAHLCEHHFRESVEKRVRRRVRRDDLVPKDASPENPQTWVIGLSGGKDSVVLTQILHETFAEDPRIELVGLTIHEGIEGYRDRSLEACVDLAAALEIRHEVVSYEEEFDIRMDEVVEEDPENMAACAYCGVFRRDLLSNYAEQLGADLMLTGHNLDDEAQTALMNVLEGDVSQVAKHFDASLGPLSEREEQDEFVPRAKPLRDIPEKEVALYAHLRDLPAHITECPHSSEAYRGEIQQLLYGLEENHPGTRHSILSGYEELAGIVAERYRGDEDGVELRECVECGSTTTRETCRKCSLLESIRAV; encoded by the coding sequence ATGGACTGCAACCGGTGTGACGACGCGGCGGTGATGCACGCCGCCTACTCGGGGGCACACCTCTGTGAACACCACTTCCGCGAGTCGGTCGAAAAGCGGGTACGCCGGCGCGTGCGGCGGGACGATCTCGTCCCGAAGGACGCCTCGCCGGAGAACCCCCAGACCTGGGTGATCGGCCTCTCGGGGGGGAAGGACAGCGTCGTCCTCACCCAGATCCTCCACGAGACGTTCGCCGAAGACCCGCGGATCGAACTCGTCGGGCTGACGATCCACGAGGGGATCGAAGGCTACCGCGACAGGAGCCTCGAGGCCTGCGTCGACCTCGCGGCGGCCCTCGAGATCCGCCACGAGGTCGTGTCTTACGAGGAGGAGTTCGACATCCGAATGGACGAGGTGGTCGAGGAGGACCCCGAGAACATGGCCGCCTGCGCCTACTGCGGCGTTTTCCGGCGGGACCTGCTCTCGAACTACGCCGAACAGCTGGGCGCCGACCTCATGCTCACGGGCCACAACCTGGACGACGAGGCCCAGACGGCGCTGATGAACGTCCTCGAGGGCGACGTCTCGCAGGTCGCCAAACACTTCGACGCGAGCCTGGGTCCCCTTTCGGAACGCGAGGAACAGGACGAGTTCGTCCCGCGCGCGAAACCGCTGCGAGATATTCCCGAGAAGGAAGTCGCCCTCTACGCTCACCTCCGGGACCTGCCCGCTCACATCACGGAGTGTCCCCACTCGAGCGAGGCCTACCGCGGCGAGATTCAACAACTACTGTACGGCCTCGAGGAGAACCACCCCGGAACGCGACACTCGATCCTCTCGGGCTACGAGGAGCTGGCGGGGATCGTCGCCGAGCGCTACCGCGGCGACGAGGACGGGGTAGAACTCCGCGAGTGCGTCGAGTGTGGCTCGACGACCACCCGCGAAACGTGTCGCAAGTGCTCGCTGCTCGAGTCGATCCGCGCCGTCTGA
- a CDS encoding ribbon-helix-helix domain-containing protein produces the protein MERVTLRIPKQQIEEVEQLVETGEYPNRSEAIRSAVREMINEQDTRHDQAGKRTWAKV, from the coding sequence ATGGAGCGTGTGACACTGCGAATTCCGAAACAGCAGATCGAGGAGGTCGAACAGCTGGTCGAAACCGGCGAGTACCCAAACCGGAGCGAGGCGATTCGATCGGCCGTTCGAGAGATGATCAACGAACAGGACACCCGCCACGATCAGGCCGGTAAACGGACCTGGGCGAAGGTGTAA
- a CDS encoding OB-fold nucleic acid binding domain-containing protein gives MATRRTTLAGVTSLLTLSTAGCLSDLGIDSDDSDDTDDEPASNDSDETDDAEDANDSDEPEQVDGAYELTAADLEEGDWTGEWVRLEGTVTEVVGGDVVERFVLEDETGSVRMVYPDEERDDFGEGYEVRVEGLVTDGEDVPSSPPVIEEAVVYVDSSP, from the coding sequence ATGGCCACTCGACGAACGACCCTTGCAGGAGTGACGAGCCTTCTAACCCTCTCTACGGCCGGTTGCCTCTCGGATCTCGGTATCGACTCGGACGACTCGGACGACACCGACGACGAGCCGGCGTCGAACGATTCTGACGAAACCGACGACGCTGAAGACGCGAACGACTCCGACGAGCCCGAACAGGTCGACGGCGCGTACGAGCTGACGGCCGCCGACCTCGAGGAGGGCGACTGGACCGGCGAGTGGGTCCGCCTCGAGGGGACGGTGACGGAGGTCGTCGGCGGCGACGTCGTCGAGCGGTTCGTCCTCGAGGACGAGACGGGGAGCGTCCGGATGGTCTACCCCGACGAGGAGCGCGACGACTTCGGTGAGGGGTACGAGGTTCGCGTCGAGGGACTCGTGACCGACGGCGAGGACGTGCCGTCGTCGCCGCCGGTCATCGAAGAAGCCGTCGTCTACGTCGACAGCAGCCCGTAA